From one Haloplasma contractile SSD-17B genomic stretch:
- the hpt gene encoding hypoxanthine phosphoribosyltransferase: MHNDIKEILVTEEQIREKCKELGSVLSEDYKNKKPLVVGLLKGCVPFIGDLAKNISAYIQIDYMDVSSYHGGTQSSGEIRILKDLSTSVKGRHVIIAEDIVDTGRTLKEVISLFESRGALSVRVVTLLDKPEGRIVDIEADYIGFTIPKAFVVGYGLDYGEYEFYRNLPYVGVLKEEVYS; the protein is encoded by the coding sequence ATGCATAATGATATTAAAGAGATTCTAGTAACTGAAGAACAAATTCGTGAAAAGTGTAAAGAGTTAGGATCAGTTCTTTCAGAAGACTACAAGAATAAGAAACCATTAGTTGTGGGGTTATTAAAGGGATGCGTTCCTTTTATAGGTGACTTAGCTAAAAATATATCAGCCTATATACAAATTGATTATATGGATGTATCAAGCTATCACGGTGGTACTCAGTCTAGTGGTGAAATAAGAATCTTAAAAGACTTATCAACATCCGTAAAAGGACGTCACGTCATTATTGCTGAGGACATTGTTGATACAGGTCGTACTTTAAAAGAAGTTATATCACTATTTGAAAGCAGGGGAGCACTTAGCGTAAGAGTTGTTACGCTTCTCGATAAGCCTGAGGGTCGAATTGTAGATATTGAGGCAGATTATATAGGGTTTACGATTCCTAAGGCGTTTGTAGTTGGTTATGGGCTAGATTATGGTGAATATGAATTTTATCGTAATTTACCATATGTAGGGGTTTTAAAAGAAGAAGTATACTCATAA
- the tilS gene encoding tRNA lysidine(34) synthetase TilS, whose amino-acid sequence MENKLYKKIVELNIIESNDVLTIAVSGGPDSMALLDLLKRIKIKNEVKNLKLNVAHVNHKTRGNENIQEEMLIKRYCEIHNISFYKTDFFIKQEGNFHDQARDYRYNFFKKIARETNSNKILLAHHEDDQVETILFRIIRGSTLEGYTGMKQITEFDNHIKIVRPLINIKKSEIINYCYEFDIPYAIDSSNKSNKYTRNKLRNRVIPELKEIQPRLNHKLIQLRTYIEEVNDFVESVAYERYELCKIHYDNKELILSIKQIKKNHISIQRSLIFYAINQITSNNLELSYDKSNIIINMIGNKKPNMELDLGNDFKCIKAYDRLILKKCNDSEKTHEDIAIIRIKPEGNYQINSNLEISVNFTTDIKKRNNKTMILCYNSIEWPLYIRTRKNGDKIKIKSGHKKLKDLFIDHKIPRYERDNWPLLVNQAGDIIWVFGLKQAYTDLPLDQEQYIKIETL is encoded by the coding sequence ATGGAAAACAAATTGTACAAAAAAATAGTAGAACTAAATATAATTGAATCAAATGATGTCCTCACAATCGCAGTTTCAGGAGGACCAGATTCAATGGCTCTACTAGACCTTCTAAAGCGCATTAAAATTAAGAATGAGGTAAAAAACCTTAAACTAAATGTGGCCCACGTTAATCACAAAACGAGAGGCAATGAAAATATACAGGAAGAAATGTTGATCAAGCGCTACTGTGAAATTCATAATATTTCATTTTATAAAACAGATTTTTTTATAAAACAGGAAGGTAATTTTCACGACCAAGCAAGAGACTATCGTTATAATTTTTTTAAAAAGATCGCACGTGAGACAAATTCAAATAAAATTTTGCTTGCACACCATGAAGACGATCAAGTTGAAACAATCTTATTTAGAATTATAAGGGGAAGTACTTTAGAAGGATATACAGGTATGAAACAAATAACAGAGTTTGATAACCATATAAAAATAGTACGTCCCTTGATAAATATTAAGAAAAGTGAGATAATAAATTATTGTTATGAGTTTGATATTCCCTATGCAATCGATTCCTCTAATAAATCAAATAAATATACTCGAAATAAACTTAGAAACAGAGTGATACCAGAGTTGAAAGAAATTCAACCAAGACTAAATCATAAGTTAATTCAACTAAGAACATATATTGAAGAAGTGAATGACTTCGTTGAATCAGTTGCTTATGAGCGTTATGAACTCTGTAAAATTCACTATGACAATAAGGAACTGATTTTAAGCATAAAACAAATAAAAAAGAATCACATTTCAATTCAACGCAGTTTGATTTTTTATGCTATAAATCAAATAACAAGCAACAATTTAGAATTAAGTTATGATAAGAGTAATATAATAATAAATATGATAGGAAATAAAAAGCCAAATATGGAACTAGACTTAGGTAATGACTTTAAATGCATAAAAGCATATGACAGGCTCATACTTAAAAAGTGTAACGATTCAGAAAAAACACACGAGGACATTGCGATAATTAGAATCAAACCAGAAGGAAACTATCAAATTAATTCCAATTTAGAAATTTCTGTAAATTTTACTACAGATATTAAAAAAAGGAATAACAAAACTATGATTTTATGTTATAATAGCATAGAATGGCCTTTATATATTCGTACACGTAAAAATGGAGATAAAATTAAAATAAAATCAGGTCATAAGAAACTAAAAGACCTATTTATTGATCATAAAATTCCAAGATATGAACGTGATAACTGGCCGTTGTTGGTTAATCAAGCAGGAGACATCATATGGGTATTCGGACTAAAACAAGCCTATACAGATCTTCCGTTAGACCAAGAACAGTATATAAAAATAGAAACGTTATAA
- a CDS encoding SpoIIE family protein phosphatase: protein MDNTLLTLNKKINKELGNNTKTKDRVKQLGKTLLISLIFSMVFLTSSFHIGGTSNIGTIFIIPLLATIIQVNKKIGLITMVLITLGSLLFGNLIFLATSVSLIFLIFIAQFNLSKNQNIMLVIASAITSYLILNIINETFINPYFILFIIVVDYVMSNIYFQVIDIYDFNKSKTQVLFREEIHAILLAAVNISIGLYLINIGNYNIGFIFSILSVMIFGLLSDKMYTLTYTFIIYFILKYTGLTYDSVEIIPFIGIGSILFKKDRINMRTLYFLIIPAVLEELLIVRGSIIDIYISVLAATILYFIVAPRIIKKYSNLLVPKYEEAKYYRSYVENVREEMSNRLLHFAELFETFSNKASESNDELIKLDEAIDEVINKHCKRCIKKDTCLNSKHIKTYNYFTTLLKEGRYVYDTKKRFLDLFSMYCLHATELVETTVELNGKYEILNPNNRRKRGRSNPFQFQDSLSGMAKILQQYAIEVSNDFEDDDIKVERIKDQLRKIGVTLVYFKQNSLKANQVDIEIGVKELTETETVKILIPTITGFLKEDLELMSYTKSKGLNKIRIISKQMYEIDFGVKYVGKGGSRVCGDNYLVHELHNGNTVIALSDGMGSGFAAHEESKSTLELLNQMLKSGAGDYTAVSTINSLLDLKEYSERYSTLDYVTINKSLGSVEFYKLGAAPSFIVRGNRVIKINNENVMIGEAKQVNGFNIDIKVNDVIVIISDGAYEHYSSDKKFERDLAKIPKNAPMQIANDIIKMAYNDYGETIPDDMTAIVLKVNPKTKDAVQSA, encoded by the coding sequence ATGGATAATACACTTTTAACACTTAACAAAAAGATTAATAAAGAGTTAGGTAACAATACAAAAACGAAAGATCGCGTAAAGCAACTAGGAAAAACGTTATTAATATCATTAATCTTTTCAATGGTATTTCTAACAAGTAGTTTTCATATTGGGGGAACAAGTAATATAGGTACTATCTTCATCATTCCATTACTTGCTACAATCATACAAGTAAATAAAAAAATTGGATTAATTACTATGGTACTTATTACATTAGGTAGCCTACTATTTGGAAACCTAATTTTTTTAGCCACTTCTGTAAGTTTAATTTTTCTAATCTTTATTGCTCAATTTAATCTAAGTAAAAACCAAAATATTATGTTAGTAATTGCATCCGCTATTACTTCATATTTAATATTAAATATAATAAATGAAACATTTATTAATCCTTATTTTATTTTATTCATTATAGTAGTCGATTATGTTATGTCAAACATATATTTTCAAGTTATTGACATATATGATTTTAATAAGAGTAAAACTCAAGTACTATTTAGAGAAGAAATACATGCTATATTACTAGCAGCCGTAAATATTAGTATAGGATTATACCTTATTAATATTGGCAACTATAATATCGGATTTATTTTCAGTATATTATCGGTCATGATATTTGGATTGTTATCTGATAAAATGTACACACTTACGTATACATTTATCATTTATTTTATCTTAAAGTATACAGGTTTAACTTACGATAGCGTTGAAATTATACCGTTTATAGGAATAGGCTCCATTTTATTTAAGAAAGATAGAATTAATATGAGAACATTGTATTTTCTAATTATACCTGCAGTACTAGAAGAATTATTAATTGTAAGAGGGAGTATTATAGACATCTATATAAGTGTTCTAGCAGCGACTATTCTTTACTTCATTGTAGCACCGAGAATCATAAAAAAGTATTCAAATTTGTTAGTTCCAAAATATGAGGAGGCAAAATATTACCGATCATATGTTGAGAATGTACGAGAAGAGATGTCAAACCGCTTATTACACTTTGCTGAATTGTTTGAAACATTTAGTAATAAGGCATCAGAATCAAATGATGAATTAATAAAACTAGATGAGGCCATTGATGAAGTCATTAATAAGCATTGTAAAAGATGTATTAAGAAGGATACATGTCTAAATAGTAAACATATCAAAACGTATAACTATTTCACAACGTTATTGAAAGAGGGACGTTACGTATATGATACTAAGAAGAGATTTTTAGATTTATTCAGTATGTATTGTCTACATGCTACGGAGTTAGTTGAAACCACGGTAGAGTTAAATGGAAAGTATGAGATATTAAATCCAAATAATAGACGTAAAAGAGGGAGATCAAATCCATTCCAATTCCAGGACTCTTTAAGTGGAATGGCGAAAATTTTACAACAATATGCGATAGAAGTTAGTAATGACTTTGAAGATGATGATATAAAAGTTGAACGTATAAAAGATCAACTTAGAAAAATTGGAGTTACACTCGTTTACTTTAAACAGAATAGTTTGAAAGCAAATCAAGTTGACATTGAAATTGGAGTAAAAGAATTAACGGAAACTGAGACGGTGAAGATATTAATTCCAACTATAACGGGGTTCTTAAAGGAAGATTTAGAACTGATGAGTTATACCAAAAGCAAAGGCCTAAACAAGATTCGTATTATATCTAAACAAATGTATGAAATTGATTTTGGTGTTAAGTATGTAGGAAAAGGTGGTTCTAGAGTTTGTGGTGATAACTACCTAGTACATGAACTCCATAATGGAAATACAGTTATCGCATTAAGTGACGGAATGGGATCAGGATTCGCCGCTCATGAGGAAAGTAAGAGTACGTTAGAGCTATTAAACCAGATGCTAAAGTCAGGAGCAGGGGACTATACCGCTGTATCAACAATAAACTCGTTGCTTGATTTAAAAGAATATAGTGAACGCTACTCAACACTTGATTATGTAACCATTAATAAGAGTTTGGGAAGTGTCGAATTTTATAAGTTAGGAGCTGCACCTAGTTTTATTGTAAGAGGGAATAGAGTTATAAAAATAAATAATGAAAACGTTATGATAGGAGAAGCAAAACAAGTTAACGGGTTCAATATTGATATAAAAGTGAATGATGTAATTGTAATTATAAGTGATGGTGCTTATGAACATTACAGTAGCGATAAAAAGTTTGAAAGGGATTTAGCTAAAATTCCCAAGAATGCACCGATGCAAATTGCAAATGATATAATTAAGATGGCATATAATGATTATGGTGAAACGATACCTGATGACATGACTGCAATCGTTTTAAAAGTAAATCCAAAAACTAAAGATGCTGTTCAGTCTGCATAG
- a CDS encoding FtsB family cell division protein — MQRNNFKLIKVGRNNIKKFKIRRVIFLSIIYLGLFGTLGTEIVKKVRELEDKQTLVEDLKQDLNEQRVIREALKKDINKYEDDEAYLAKLARKKFNVSKENELIFILPEE, encoded by the coding sequence ATGCAAAGAAACAATTTCAAACTGATCAAAGTTGGTAGAAATAACATTAAAAAGTTTAAAATACGTCGAGTCATATTTTTATCAATCATTTACCTAGGGTTGTTCGGAACGCTCGGAACAGAAATTGTGAAAAAGGTTCGAGAACTAGAAGATAAACAAACATTAGTAGAAGATTTAAAGCAAGATCTAAATGAGCAGAGAGTAATAAGAGAAGCATTAAAAAAAGACATTAATAAATATGAAGATGATGAGGCTTACCTTGCAAAATTAGCAAGAAAAAAATTTAATGTATCAAAGGAGAATGAGTTAATCTTTATTCTTCCAGAGGAATAA
- the yabQ gene encoding spore cortex biosynthesis protein YabQ — protein sequence MMMNLIEQYRVFISSLLIGVYLGVTYDLLFHFVSSKLNKIIRSIIDVLFFVIQALVVFRFMYKINHAIIPLYTYFLFMFGFLIYHYFADDYYKKRIEPLQYLVKKIFMMIKKSLYWGFIEPYMTIYTMLKKRFIKFKSWFIKKRVKHKIKKKERKKKRAKKKEEKKIKKKQKKEEVLLKKKKRREQKLNKKEKKRQIKMQKKNKLGDGDAKKQFQTDQSW from the coding sequence ATGATGATGAATTTAATTGAACAATATAGAGTATTCATTTCATCACTACTTATCGGTGTATATTTAGGGGTAACCTATGACCTGCTCTTTCACTTTGTTAGCTCAAAACTGAACAAAATAATACGATCCATAATTGATGTTCTATTTTTTGTAATACAAGCACTCGTAGTCTTCAGGTTTATGTATAAAATTAATCATGCAATTATACCGTTATATACATACTTCCTCTTTATGTTTGGGTTTTTGATTTATCATTATTTTGCTGATGACTATTATAAGAAACGAATTGAACCACTTCAATATTTAGTAAAAAAAATCTTTATGATGATAAAAAAATCTCTATATTGGGGATTTATTGAACCATATATGACTATTTATACAATGCTGAAGAAACGATTTATTAAATTTAAATCTTGGTTCATAAAGAAACGTGTAAAGCACAAAATAAAGAAAAAGGAACGAAAAAAGAAGAGAGCAAAGAAAAAGGAAGAAAAAAAGATTAAAAAGAAACAAAAAAAGGAAGAAGTTTTACTAAAAAAGAAAAAAAGAAGAGAACAGAAGTTAAATAAAAAAGAAAAGAAAAGACAGATAAAGATGCAGAAAAAGAATAAGCTAGGTGATGGAGATGCAAAGAAACAATTTCAAACTGATCAAAGTTGGTAG
- the yabP gene encoding sporulation protein YabP, with protein sequence MDESKYLNQDFIQTETSNRNQNHHMMIRDRKSIEITGVKKIESLNSEEFVLETILGYMTISGQDLEMMNLSIDKGEILIAGYVTAIEYYDHEEHGDAPKSFINKLFK encoded by the coding sequence ATGGATGAATCAAAGTATCTAAATCAAGATTTTATACAGACTGAAACTAGTAATCGTAATCAAAACCATCACATGATGATCCGTGATCGAAAATCAATCGAAATAACGGGCGTAAAAAAGATTGAGAGTTTAAATAGTGAAGAATTTGTACTGGAAACCATACTAGGTTACATGACTATAAGTGGACAAGACTTAGAAATGATGAATCTCAGCATTGATAAAGGTGAAATTTTAATTGCTGGGTATGTAACTGCAATTGAATATTATGATCATGAAGAGCATGGTGATGCCCCGAAAAGTTTTATAAATAAACTGTTCAAATAA
- a CDS encoding RNA-binding S4 domain-containing protein produces the protein MRLDKFLKVSRLIKRRTLAKEVADNGRILVNGKVAKSSSKVAISDVLEITFGNKKVIVKITDLMDSTKKEDAKNMYEIISEE, from the coding sequence ATGAGACTAGATAAATTTTTGAAAGTATCACGATTAATAAAGAGAAGAACATTAGCAAAAGAAGTAGCAGATAATGGTAGAATATTAGTTAATGGTAAAGTAGCAAAATCAAGTTCTAAAGTAGCAATTAGTGATGTGTTAGAAATTACATTTGGTAATAAAAAAGTAATTGTAAAAATTACTGATCTAATGGATTCAACTAAAAAAGAGGATGCAAAGAACATGTATGAAATTATATCAGAAGAGTAA
- a CDS encoding GNAT family N-acetyltransferase, whose product MIRRAQYEDINIIMEIISETVDDLENEGNKQWSESYPAKKHFIQDIMNDSLYVYLLEDNIAGVISLNSDENIEYKDAKWRLDQKALVIHRFAVRKAFRRRKVGTNLVQFAETKANKECLNYVKVDTNSKNSRMNALFKHLNYQFCGEIYMGGLKDPFNCYDKILK is encoded by the coding sequence ATGATTAGAAGAGCACAGTATGAGGACATAAACATAATCATGGAGATTATTTCTGAAACAGTGGATGATTTAGAAAATGAAGGAAATAAACAATGGAGTGAATCCTATCCAGCTAAGAAACACTTCATACAGGATATTATGAACGATTCATTGTATGTGTACCTTTTAGAAGACAACATAGCAGGAGTGATATCTCTCAACAGTGATGAAAACATCGAGTATAAAGATGCTAAATGGAGACTTGATCAAAAAGCTTTAGTCATTCATCGCTTTGCAGTAAGAAAAGCGTTCAGGAGGAGAAAAGTGGGAACTAATCTCGTACAGTTTGCAGAAACTAAGGCTAACAAAGAATGCTTAAATTATGTGAAAGTAGATACCAATTCAAAAAATTCAAGAATGAATGCACTATTTAAACACTTAAACTATCAGTTCTGTGGAGAAATATATATGGGTGGCTTAAAGGATCCATTCAACTGTTATGATAAGATTCTTAAGTAA
- a CDS encoding NAD(P)H-dependent oxidoreductase — MNITCISASNTKLMGGNSASTKVCELVKNMITDDCNRTNLSIDVVPLMSYDLRPCDLCGHCGEDSKCIYNDGFNLLFQKIIKSDLIFLVVPFYSVIPSKLTILFEKLNEVLYCNWVNDHQYVPPFKDIPIGIIGHGGMPQGDKVLNYYHEHLISPVARTLKSLSFNVLPHNEEFPNGIAFGLENEHSIKVDIPDNLKLPEIVHNYEMIKDTIQPFVKQVIQDTIK; from the coding sequence ATGAATATAACTTGTATTTCTGCATCAAACACAAAACTGATGGGAGGAAATAGCGCTTCAACTAAAGTATGTGAACTTGTTAAGAACATGATTACAGACGACTGTAATAGAACTAACCTCTCTATTGATGTCGTACCACTTATGAGCTACGATTTAAGACCTTGTGATCTTTGCGGCCACTGTGGTGAAGATAGTAAGTGCATCTACAATGATGGATTTAATTTACTTTTTCAGAAAATCATAAAATCCGACCTTATATTTCTAGTCGTTCCTTTTTATTCAGTAATTCCATCAAAATTAACAATTCTATTCGAAAAACTTAATGAAGTCTTATATTGTAACTGGGTAAATGATCATCAGTATGTTCCACCGTTTAAAGATATTCCTATTGGAATCATTGGACATGGGGGGATGCCACAAGGCGATAAGGTTTTAAATTATTACCATGAACATCTTATTTCGCCTGTTGCGCGTACATTGAAATCTTTATCATTTAACGTACTTCCACACAATGAAGAGTTCCCTAATGGGATTGCGTTCGGTTTAGAGAATGAACATAGTATAAAAGTTGATATACCCGATAATTTAAAGTTGCCTGAGATTGTACATAACTACGAAATGATAAAAGATACTATTCAACCATTTGTTAAGCAAGTAATACAAGATACTATTAAATAG
- a CDS encoding folate family ECF transporter S component: protein MGRNHDYTFKLVLAAIMGSIAVILKFVSLETALFRVTFFDIPVIFTGIFLGPFFGGAVGFIADIGLMLFKGYPPSLMTLSSVLWGVIPGMMFYFKKKDKKPNIILFIFTIIITSVICFSINTYQLYLWFGEGSYAQLPIRLIVMIIKIPLQISIIYTLFYVTRVIHTNIYSN from the coding sequence ATGGGAAGAAATCATGATTACACATTTAAACTAGTTTTAGCTGCAATAATGGGATCAATAGCTGTTATTCTTAAGTTTGTAAGTCTAGAGACTGCTCTCTTTCGAGTTACATTTTTTGACATTCCTGTCATCTTTACAGGAATATTCCTTGGTCCATTTTTTGGTGGCGCTGTTGGATTTATAGCTGATATTGGACTAATGTTATTTAAGGGTTATCCACCATCACTAATGACATTATCTAGTGTATTATGGGGGGTCATCCCAGGTATGATGTTTTATTTTAAGAAAAAAGATAAAAAGCCTAATATCATTCTATTTATTTTTACGATTATAATAACTTCTGTTATTTGCTTTTCTATTAACACTTATCAACTTTATCTTTGGTTTGGTGAAGGATCATATGCACAATTACCAATACGTTTGATTGTTATGATTATTAAAATACCTTTACAAATATCAATTATTTACACATTATTCTACGTTACTCGCGTTATACATACAAATATATATTCCAACTAA
- a CDS encoding SPFH domain-containing protein: MGPYIIIGFVVFIVLLAAAGFRIVPQSESFILERLGQYQATWQSGLHWKWPLIEKVAKRVSLKEQVVDFQPQPVITRDNVTMQIDTVVFFQITEPKLFAYEVARPLVAIENLTATTLRNIIGELELDETLTSRDVINSKMRIILDEVTDPWGIKVSRVEVKNILPPRDIQEAMEKQMRAERERRAAILTSEGKRESAIRIAEGDKRSAILRAEADKESQIRRAEGEAEAILQVQQATAEGLKLLNKAAPTEAILKLKSYEAFVKAADGKATKLIIPSEIQNLGSLLTSAAEMVKTTNEEANFTEVSEEE, encoded by the coding sequence ATGGGACCATACATTATAATTGGTTTCGTAGTTTTTATTGTATTATTAGCAGCAGCTGGTTTTAGAATTGTTCCACAATCTGAATCGTTTATTCTAGAACGATTAGGACAGTACCAAGCAACATGGCAATCAGGTTTACACTGGAAATGGCCATTGATTGAAAAGGTTGCAAAACGAGTATCATTAAAGGAACAAGTGGTAGACTTTCAACCTCAACCAGTAATCACACGTGATAATGTTACGATGCAAATTGATACGGTTGTATTTTTTCAAATAACAGAACCCAAGCTATTTGCGTATGAAGTAGCTAGGCCGTTAGTTGCGATTGAAAATCTGACAGCAACTACATTGCGTAACATAATTGGTGAATTGGAATTAGATGAAACATTAACATCACGAGATGTAATTAATTCGAAGATGCGTATTATTTTAGATGAAGTGACTGACCCATGGGGGATTAAAGTTAGTCGTGTAGAGGTTAAGAATATCTTACCACCAAGAGATATTCAAGAAGCTATGGAGAAACAAATGCGTGCTGAACGTGAAAGACGTGCCGCAATTCTTACCTCAGAAGGTAAACGTGAATCAGCAATTAGAATTGCTGAAGGAGATAAACGTTCTGCAATCTTACGAGCTGAAGCAGATAAAGAATCACAAATTCGTAGAGCTGAAGGGGAAGCAGAAGCAATCTTACAAGTTCAACAGGCAACAGCAGAAGGACTTAAATTATTAAATAAAGCTGCTCCTACAGAAGCAATCTTGAAACTTAAATCATATGAAGCATTTGTTAAAGCAGCAGATGGTAAGGCAACTAAGCTAATAATTCCATCAGAAATTCAAAACTTAGGTAGCTTATTAACAAGTGCAGCGGAAATGGTAAAGACAACGAATGAAGAAGCAAACTTTACAGAAGTATCGGAAGAAGAATAA
- a CDS encoding NfeD family protein produces MPEEAALVWLILGILLFIIEALTFSLVTVWFSLGAFVTMFVAMAFPDNIPLQIAVFLVTSIILLVFTRDIAIKKLKVGTIKTNVESLVGKRAIVTKRIEEFNYGEVRINGKYWTAKSYDGATIEVETIVEITAISGVKLVVKKSSEQ; encoded by the coding sequence ATGCCAGAAGAGGCTGCACTTGTTTGGCTAATACTTGGAATTCTATTATTTATAATAGAAGCTTTAACATTTAGCCTAGTTACTGTTTGGTTTTCGTTAGGAGCATTTGTGACCATGTTTGTTGCAATGGCTTTTCCTGATAATATTCCATTGCAAATCGCCGTTTTCTTAGTGACATCAATTATCTTATTAGTATTTACGCGAGATATTGCAATCAAAAAATTAAAGGTTGGTACCATAAAAACGAATGTTGAATCTTTGGTAGGAAAACGAGCAATTGTAACGAAACGTATAGAGGAATTTAACTATGGTGAAGTAAGAATAAACGGTAAATATTGGACTGCTAAGTCGTATGATGGTGCTACTATAGAAGTTGAAACTATTGTAGAAATTACAGCTATAAGTGGTGTCAAGCTTGTAGTTAAAAAATCATCAGAACAGTAA
- a CDS encoding tetratricopeptide repeat protein — protein MKRRLTDKEKEQLGYIIHYYRNAYFHDKNEGYEHYKQVDFSKQICSQAQLSRLEHGEILKDFDIYYALLSKLSLKIDKIQSKIVTEFDVYFTNILKYQNDDHLMINYNQYILAINKFQNEFRYNIIYTHYTYALEFIIYMINEEYEEAGELLEYIEGTLEVYPKTYMIVILQYIGRYYEFRQDHDQAIKYYLSSIEYMMDLNKENPVIFIDIAYTYLKQGQGLKAISYLNQCHSIFENTHNLQLLERIHKIYGMLYLKNAYYDESRQHFRSAIKYSARSNEMNKLSKNMYFMALSYYFQDNIDRTKQLINKCLEHYNFERAILLKSIIEKKRNTHIFNSTGCDLVYKLYTTPDDHDVESIYKMIKKADTIINEDLNLLIKYRMLNFYKKHKKYKKALRLVESK, from the coding sequence ATGAAAAGGAGATTAACTGATAAAGAGAAGGAACAACTAGGCTATATTATTCACTATTACCGGAATGCTTATTTCCACGACAAGAATGAAGGATATGAACACTATAAGCAAGTAGATTTTAGTAAACAAATATGTTCTCAAGCACAGTTAAGTCGTTTAGAACATGGTGAGATCCTTAAAGATTTTGACATCTATTATGCATTGCTCTCAAAACTTAGTTTGAAAATAGATAAAATTCAGTCTAAAATTGTAACAGAGTTTGATGTTTATTTTACAAATATACTAAAGTATCAAAACGATGATCACTTAATGATCAACTATAACCAATACATATTAGCAATCAATAAATTTCAAAATGAATTTAGATACAATATTATATACACCCATTATACATATGCTTTAGAGTTTATTATATATATGATTAATGAAGAGTATGAAGAGGCAGGAGAATTATTAGAGTATATCGAAGGTACTTTAGAAGTTTATCCTAAAACCTATATGATTGTGATACTTCAATACATAGGTCGTTATTATGAGTTCAGACAAGACCATGATCAGGCAATTAAATACTATCTCTCTAGTATCGAGTATATGATGGATCTTAATAAAGAAAATCCAGTTATATTTATAGATATTGCCTATACTTACTTAAAACAGGGACAAGGTTTAAAAGCAATCAGCTATTTAAATCAATGCCACTCTATATTTGAAAATACACATAATCTCCAACTATTAGAACGTATACACAAAATATACGGAATGTTGTATTTAAAAAATGCTTATTATGATGAAAGTAGACAACATTTTAGGTCCGCTATAAAATATAGTGCGAGGTCTAATGAAATGAATAAATTATCAAAAAACATGTATTTTATGGCACTTTCATACTACTTTCAAGATAACATAGATCGGACAAAACAACTTATAAATAAGTGTCTAGAACATTATAATTTTGAGAGAGCTATATTACTTAAATCAATCATTGAGAAAAAGAGAAACACCCATATATTTAACTCGACAGGATGTGATTTAGTTTATAAACTTTATACGACACCTGATGATCATGACGTTGAATCTATTTATAAAATGATTAAGAAAGCAGACACTATAATAAATGAAGATTTAAATCTCTTAATAAAATATAGAATGCTTAACTTTTATAAAAAACATAAAAAATACAAAAAAGCATTAAGACTAGTAGAGTCAAAATGA